In Providencia zhijiangensis, a single window of DNA contains:
- the cpxA gene encoding envelope stress sensor histidine kinase CpxA — MINSLTARIFAIFWFTLALVLMLVLMVPKLDSRQLTVLMESEQRQGEMLEQHIEAELAQAPMNDLLWWRRISNAIKKWAPPGQRLIIVTSEGRVIGAMPSEMQVIRNFIGQSDNADHPKKKKYGRAEILGPFSIRDGEDHYQLYLVRPASSPQSDFINLLFDRPFLLLIATMLISAPLLLWLSWSLARPARKLKMAADDVAKGNLRPHPELESGPQEFLSTGNSFNQMISALDGMVTAQQRLISDISHELRTPLTRLQLATALLRRRHGESKELERIETETHRLDSMINDLLVLSRSQHKNEILREHIKADELWGDILDDASFEAEQMNKTLDVTSHPGSWPLYCNPSAIGSAFENIVRNALRYSNTHIAVDFKEENNGILITVDDDGPGVSPADREHIFRPFYRTDEARDRETGGTGLGLAIVETAISQHKGWVKADDSPLGGLRLQIWLPEHGR; from the coding sequence ATGATCAACAGCTTAACAGCTCGAATATTTGCGATTTTCTGGTTTACCCTCGCACTAGTATTAATGCTAGTGCTGATGGTGCCCAAGCTCGACTCTCGGCAGCTCACCGTCCTCATGGAAAGTGAGCAACGCCAAGGGGAGATGCTTGAGCAACACATCGAAGCCGAACTTGCGCAAGCACCGATGAACGACCTGCTTTGGTGGCGACGGATTTCCAACGCCATCAAAAAATGGGCGCCCCCAGGGCAACGGCTGATTATCGTGACCAGTGAAGGCCGAGTGATTGGTGCGATGCCGAGTGAAATGCAGGTGATCCGCAACTTTATTGGTCAATCTGATAATGCCGACCATCCGAAGAAGAAAAAGTACGGACGCGCAGAAATTCTGGGTCCATTTTCCATTCGAGACGGTGAAGATCACTACCAACTCTATTTAGTTCGCCCGGCAAGCAGCCCACAATCAGACTTTATTAACCTCTTGTTTGACCGACCGTTTTTACTCTTGATTGCCACCATGCTAATCAGCGCACCATTGTTGTTATGGCTATCATGGAGCTTAGCTCGCCCTGCCCGTAAATTAAAAATGGCGGCGGACGATGTGGCAAAAGGTAACTTGCGCCCACACCCTGAGCTTGAATCTGGTCCCCAAGAATTTTTATCAACGGGTAACAGTTTTAACCAGATGATCAGTGCGTTAGATGGTATGGTTACCGCCCAGCAGCGATTGATTTCTGATATTTCCCATGAGCTGCGCACCCCGCTCACGCGATTACAGCTAGCAACGGCATTATTACGCCGCCGTCATGGTGAGAGTAAAGAGCTGGAGCGCATCGAAACAGAAACTCACCGTTTAGATAGCATGATCAATGATTTGCTGGTGCTCTCTCGCAGTCAGCATAAAAATGAAATTCTTCGCGAACACATCAAAGCCGATGAGTTGTGGGGAGATATTCTGGATGATGCAAGCTTCGAAGCGGAGCAGATGAACAAAACGCTGGATGTCACCTCGCACCCAGGTTCATGGCCGTTATATTGCAATCCATCCGCCATTGGTAGTGCATTTGAAAACATCGTGCGTAACGCGCTACGTTACTCAAACACCCATATTGCGGTTGATTTCAAAGAAGAAAATAACGGTATTTTGATCACTGTTGACGATGATGGCCCGGGGGTTAGTCCTGCTGACCGTGAGCATATCTTCCGACCGTTCTATCGCACCGATGAAGCTCGCGACAGAGAAACCGGTGGTACAGGGCTTGGCTTAGCGATTGTTGAAACAGCAATTTCCCAACATAAAGGCTGGGTGAAAGCTGACGATAGCCCACTAGGTGGATTACGCCTACAGATTTGGCTGCCAGAACACGGACGCTAA
- a CDS encoding HAD family hydrolase codes for MRKILLLDICGTITKKNTTIDFIQSLGKDLHWSKVLYGRILWRLFKNDYLRRQYIKMLAGYSQDELSDLAEKYIENLELDDTILKYVSYLNSANFHLIFISATLDNITSALSKKFNANGIISSKLEYENSICTGKLSRDVLDMKEKHIESDIINPKNLTCLITDNYGDYALSKKCTITFAVSRSKKSDMYWLNKEVNLIKRHS; via the coding sequence ATGCGAAAAATTTTACTACTTGATATATGTGGAACTATAACAAAAAAAAATACGACAATTGATTTTATACAGTCTTTAGGGAAAGATCTTCATTGGAGCAAAGTATTATATGGTAGGATTTTATGGCGTTTATTTAAGAATGACTATTTACGACGCCAATATATAAAAATGTTAGCTGGATATTCCCAAGATGAATTATCTGACTTAGCAGAGAAATACATCGAGAACCTTGAACTAGATGATACCATACTTAAATATGTAAGCTATCTTAATTCCGCCAATTTCCATTTAATATTTATTTCTGCCACACTAGATAATATTACATCGGCTCTTTCAAAAAAATTTAATGCTAATGGAATCATATCAAGCAAACTTGAATATGAAAATTCCATATGCACAGGAAAATTATCAAGAGATGTCTTAGATATGAAAGAAAAACATATAGAATCAGATATAATAAACCCAAAGAATTTAACTTGTTTAATCACAGACAATTATGGTGATTATGCTCTCTCTAAAAAATGTACTATTACATTCGCTGTATCCAGAAGTAAGAAATCAGATATGTATTGGTTGAACAAAGAAGTAAATCTTATAAAGAGACATTCCTAA